A part of Ammospiza caudacuta isolate bAmmCau1 chromosome 7, bAmmCau1.pri, whole genome shotgun sequence genomic DNA contains:
- the LOC131559678 gene encoding cAMP-specific 3',5'-cyclic phosphodiesterase 4B-like gives MMKKSRSVMTVTADEGSLDYLECGLSKSYSTSSHALGIDLWRGRRCCSGNLQLPPLAQRQTERARTPDRDTRTPDRDIVCRPTTLPLLPPPSIAITTYHDWNWELLV, from the exons ATgatgaagaaaagcagaagtgtCATGACAGTGACTGCAGATGAG GGCTCCCTGGATTACCTGGAGTGTGGGCTCAGCAAATCCTACAGCACGTCCAGCCACGCCCTGGGCATTGACCTGTGGCGGGGCCGCCGCTGCTGCTCGGGGAACCTGCAGCTGCCCCCGCTGGCCCAGCGGCAGACGGAGCGGGCCAGGACCCCCgacagggacaccaggaccCCCGACAGGGACATCGTGTGCAGGCCCAccaccctgcccctgctgccgcCCCCCAGCATCGCCATCACCACCTACCACGACTG gaactgggagctgctggtgtga